The Thermosynechococcus sp. CL-1 genomic interval TCCCTTTTCATTGCCAAGACCCGAGGCACGCACAAAGGCTGGCCCGCGAAAAGGTGGCAAAATCATGCTGTAGCCAAAGGGGATTACCCGTCCATCCCGCAACAAAATCCGATGCGGCTCAATGGCCGTGATCTCGGCATTCGTGATGGTTTCAATGCCCCGCTGTGCAATCAGGTCTAGGGTGAGTTGATCACTGTTGGCCAAGCCGCCAATCCCCAGATGGCCAATGTAGGGTTCAGGAGTAATGAATGTAATCTTGACGCGATCGCGCAACCGATGACGCCGCAGGGCATACTCCGCCAAAAACAGAAATTCATAGGCAGGCCCAAAGCAACTGGCTCCCGGCGCCGCACCCACAACTAAATCCTTGGGGTCTTTGAGGAATGCTTGCCATGCTCGATGGGCGGCAACTGCGTGGGCGGGGGTACACACGGAATAACTGTGAACGCCAAGGCCGGGAATCAAATCGAGGGCGAGTTCTGCCCCTGTGGCAATCACTAAATAGTCGTAGTCAAGGGTTTGCTCAGGCAAATAGACTTTCTTAGCTTTAGGGTCAATCTGCTGAACTTTGCCTTGCACCCATTGCAACCCATGGCGACGGCTCACGATCCCTAGGGGCACTTGCAGGCGTTCGAGGGAATGGTGTCCAAGGGCAACTGCCACTAGTCCCGGAATAAATGTAAAGCGATTCACATCGGAGACCAAGACCACTTGATGGCGATCGCCCAAACGGTGCCTTAATTCGTAGGCTGTGGACAACCCGCCGATGCCTGCCCCAAGGACAACCACCCGTGCCATAACCGTATCCTCTGTAAATTTATCTAATTAACTATATGATAGTATAAGAAGATACAATTGGCTACAGCCGTCTGTGCTAGGGAGAACCCCAGAGTCGCGCTGTATTGATCCTGTGGCCTTGTCGCGGCAGCCGTTGGGACTATACTGGAAAGAACACGACCTGTTGGAAGCCGATCGGATGAACAGTTGCGTCCTCTTTGCAGAAGTGATTCAAGCGCCAGAACTGCGCTACACCCAAGAAAATCAGATGGCGGTGGCCACAATGGTGGTGCAGTTTGCTAGCCTGCGCAGTGAAGAGCCACCCATGAGTTTGCGAACAGTGGCTTGGGGCAATTTGGGGCAAAAAATGCAGGCAGAATGCAAAGTGGGCGATCGCCTGATCCTCGAAGGCCGGCTAAAAATGGACACCATTGACCGCCCCGAAGGTTTCAAAGAAAAACGTGCCGAGTTGGTAGTGAGCCGCTTCTACACCGTTGACGGCAACATTGTGGATCATCCCGCCCAGCCCGCAGCAACCCCAATGGCCACACCCGCAGCCACGGCACCTATGACACCGAAAGTGGCGCCCCCACCCCCCGAACCCGAAGATATTAACCTAGATGAGGTGCCCTTCTAGGGATTGACGCTGATTCGGCTAGCGTTTAGCACGAACACATCATCTCACCCACGTCAGTTTGGGATGAGGAGAACTAGAGAGCCATGGGAGGCTTCTTAGTTTGATGGGCAGAGGTCACAAATGAGATTCACGCAGCAATTCACAGGGCAAGGATTCCCTTCGCATCCCTGTCCGTAGTCAGCCCAACTCAGACCCACCCCTAATCCCTCCCTAGAGGGGGAGTTTTGGGAGCGTTGTCCTTAATCTAGGTTGCGATCGCCTCAAGGACTGCCTCAACATTGTGGCGCACCTCTTCATCTCGAAACCGCAAGAATCGAACCCCTAAGGCTTCAAGCCTTTGCTGACGGTAGCAGTCTTGCTCTTGAGCTTCTTCGCTATCGTGGGATGAGCCATCAACTTCGATCGCTAGCTTCAGCTTTTTGCAGTAGAAGTCAACAACGTATTCATCGATAGGACGTTGGCGATCGAAATCATAGCTATTCATCTGCTTGCCCTTGAGATGCTGCCAGAGAATCACCTCCGATCGCGTCATTCTTTTTCGTATAGCCATTTCGAAAGGAGATGAGATATTTTCAAGAGGGATAGGCTATACTCAAAGCGTCATGAATGTTACTCAAGAATATGAGCTATAGCTTGGACTGACGAGAGCGGGTTGTCTCCTACATCAAGCAAGGTGGCAAAATCAGTGAAGCGACTCAAATCTTTCAGGTGAGCCGCGCCACCATCCATCGCTGGCTAAAGCGAGACGACTTAGCCCCCACGGTTGTCCCCCGTCGTCCTTGGAAGCTGGATTGGGCGGCCTTAGCAGCGGATGTTGCTGCCCATCCCGATGACCGTTTAATCGACCGTGCCCAGCGATCGAGTGGAGTCTGAGTATGGGTGGTCAGCGCGAGGCCAACGAATTGATGGAGAGCGAGCGGGGAAGCGTCAGAAAAGAGAGAGTTGAGTCGCAGGATGGTATAGACACCAGAAAGACTTCATCGCCCCAATGTTGTTTTCAGGATATTTGAATGCGTTAGGGTTTGTGAGTTGGCTGAGTCAATACTGTTTGCCGACGTTAAAGAGACCGTCGTTGTTGATGATGGATAATGCACCGATTCATCCGAAAGGGGCGATTCAGGCAGTGGTCAAAGCGGCGGGTGACGAGGTGTTTTTTTACCGAAATACTCTCTTGATTTGAATGTGATTGAGCACGACTTTAGTGCGCTGAAGCGAGCGCGGATGTATGCAGGGTTAAACTGTTCTATGGATGAAGTGATTCGCAAGTATTGTGCTAGATGATATCTCATTCTCTATTGGAATAGCTATAAAAGTCGGTTTCATACAGGGTACTCATGGCTGGTGCGCCTCCATCTAGAAATGCAGGCAGGTTATCGCGTTTTTAGGGTGTGCAGAACCTGCTCAATATCAACGATAAAGATCGGGGGTAGCTCCTGATCTTCTTGACTACTGACCATGAGGGAACTGACGCTGTGAATACTCCCCCAGTGGAGATAGTTGCTGGGAATGGGATGAATGGCATCCCGTGGAATGCGCTCAATCACGGGGGGTTCTGTGAGGGGCAGGCCAAGCCATTCCCCTTCTAAGCGAGGCTGGAGAATGAGCAAAAATTTCAGCTTCTGGGTTTCTGAGGTTGAGAGGGGATCATCAAAGAGACAGCAGCCAATATCAATGACTAGAATTTCGTGATTCTCATAGGTGACAAGGCCAATCCCCCGCTGGTGGGGGTCGCCATGAATGGGAGGTAAAGGAATGACCCGATAGGCCTGTGCCATGGGCACGGCAAACTGCTCTTGACGCACGATAAAGGTCAGGAACTGCTCTAAAACAACGGGTTGGCTTTGGCGGCGACGGCGGCTTTTAAGCATGGCGGATCAACTGATCAAGGGTGGCCAAGAGGTCACTTTCGCGGAAGGGTTTGCTAAAGTAGGCGGCTGCCCCTAGGCGTTCTGCAAGCTGGCGATGTTTTTGACCCGTGCGGGAGGTCAGCATCATGACGGGGGTGTTTTGGCACTGGGGAATGCGGCGAATTTGAGTGAGGACGCCAAATCCATCGAGGCGGGGCATTTCAATGTCGCAGATAACAGCGTTGACGTGTAGCCCCCCTTGGAGTTTATCAATGGCTTCCTGACCATCTTTGGCCTGCTCAACCCGATAGCCGGCTTTTTCGAGGGTACTGGCGAGAAAACGCCGCACGTTCACTGAATCATCAACCACAAGGACGGTGTCTTGGCTAGGGGCAACGGGGCTAGCCACAGGGGCATGAGAACTCTCTTGTTCTGACCAATCAAAGAGGGCAAGGGGATCGAGTAGGGGGACAATGCGGCCATTCCCTAAAATTGTGCAGCCACTAAAGCCTTGGGGGAGGGCTAATTCGCCTTCGACTTGGCGAATGGTGACTTCCTGCTCGCTCCAATAGCGATCGCCCCGCAGGGCAAGGGCACTGTCCCCTTGACTGATAATCATCAGGGTTGGCTCGTTAATTGTGGGTGCGCCCTCCATTTCCACAGGACGATAGGGGCGCTGAAAGTGGAAAATCTGGGTGAGGTCAATTAAAGGAATGAGATAGCCTTCCCAGTCAATTAGGGTTGAGCCAAGGGTTTCGATGGGCGGGTAGCGATCGGCCAGCACCATTTCCTCGATTTCTTCGGTGGGTACCGCCAAGAGCATGCCAGCGGCCTCCACCAAGAGCACCCGTACCACTGAGAGGGTGTAGGGAATTGTAATTATAAATCGTGTGCCTTGGCCGGGGGTACTGTGGATCTGGATGTCCCCACGAATTTGCCGCAGATTGGTGCGCACTACATCCATGCCAACACCACGCCCGGAGAGGCTGGTCACCTGTGAGGCCGTTGAAAAGCCCGGCTCAAAAATCAGTTGCCAAAGGTCGCGATCGCTCGCGGTTTCCAACCAGTCCCGGGCTAAGCCCAATCGCCGTGCCGTTTGCCGAATTTTCTCTGGATTTAGGCCTCGGCCATCATCCGCCACAGTAATGACGGTTTGGTTGCCGCGATAGGCCGCCTTTAGGGTAATGGTTCCCGCTGCGGGCTTACCAAGGGCTTGGCGTTCCTCTGCGGGTTCTATTCCGTGATCAAAGGCATTGCGGACAAGGTGCAAGAGGGGATCCGCCAACACACTCAACACCGTGCGGTCAATGAGAACGTGGCTGCCCTCAATCTCTAAGTTGACATTTTTACCATGCTCGCGACTCAATTCGCGGATTAGGCGAGGATAGCGGTTGGCCAGATCCGCAAAGGGGCGCATCCGCACTTGGGTAAACCGAGCTTGAAGTTGCTTGGCGGTGCGGTTGAGATCACGGCCAGTGCGTTCAGTGTCCTCTAGGCTCAATTCCAAATCGCTGGTGATTTCCTGTACTTGGACAATGGTTTCCATCACCTCTTGGGAGAGCAGATGCACATCGGTATAGCGATCGAACTCGAGAACATCGAAGCCATGCTGATTTTGGGGATTAAAGTGATGGGGGGCACTGACACGGTCATACTCTGCGCGCAGACGAAAGTTGGCACGCTCAAGGGCACGCACTTTTTGCTTGAGACCCACTAGCAGATCATGGAGGCGCTCCCGTTGTAAATCCAGACCATTACACTCAATGAGCAATTCCCCCATCAGATCACTCAGTTGATCCAACTGATGCCCCGGCACCCGCACGGTCATTTCCTTGGGTTCTTGGGGCTGGGGAGTTACTGGGGTGGTCTCAGCCTCTGGCGCAGGGGAAGGGGCTGCTGTAGGGGTGGGTGGGGGGGACAATAAATCACCCAAGGAGAAGGCCCCCACTTCAGCACTGGCAAAGTCCTCGACCCCTAATTCTTGATTGAGGTTGGCCAGCGATAAATCAATAATGGTTTGATCCTCGTCATCGGTTTCCGGGATTTCCAAGCGGGTGGGCAGAGCCTCCAGTTGACCAGTAATCACGAGGGCTTGACAGCGGCGCCATTGCTGCACAATGTGGGCACCCGCTTCGCTGACATCACAGTTGGGTTGCTCCAGATAGGCACTGACGGAGGCACAAAACTCAGCAAATTGAGGCAGTTCGAGCATTTGTCCGAGGCCTTCCAGTTCTTGGGCGGCGATCGCCAGCTCCTCCTTGAGGCAGGGTTGGCCGGAGGTTTGCAGAACAGTTTCCAAGCGTTGTAGGCAGGCTTCCACCTCGGTTTCAAAGAGCACCACCCGCATCTGCTGGCCATCATCACCACTGAGGAGCGCCAGATCATCCTCCGCCGTGGGATCTCCCAGCCGTCCCTGCAACTCATCCAAAATTGGCTCGACTTGGGTGCGCCACCAGCCCTCATTGGGTTCAACTCCTTGGCGATGGAGGGTAATGACTGCTTGCAGTTGATCCACTGCTTTGAGCAGGAGGTGTTGCACTTCAACATCGTCGCAGGGGCGCGATTTCAAGACCTTGAAGAAATCCTCAAGGCGATGCGCCAGTTCACTGAGGGACATAAAGCCCATCATCGCTGCCCCCCCTTTAATGGAGTGAGCTGCCCGCAGTACAGCATCAATCACCCCCGGCTGGTGGGAGAGTTCCAGTATCCCTGCTTCAATGGTTTGCAGGTAGTCCTGAGCCTCCTCGAGGAACTGGAGACGAATCGTTTCCTCAACGCCGGGTTCGGGCATGGTTATCCCTCAGCAGTCACCTTAAAGATGTTGACGGAGTTTTGGAGTTCCTGAGCAATGTCCACGGTGGCTTGCAAAGACTCAGAAATCTGCTTGGACGTAGCAGACATCCCCTCAGAGACCTTGGCAAAGTCTTTCATGAGGGTATTGACGGTGTTGGAGGTGCGGGCTTGGGAGACAGTAGCTTGGGAAATGGACTGCACCAGTTCGTCAATGTGCTGCGACACCTGCACAATTTCTTGGAGATTTTGCTTGGCCACCTCCACAAGGCGGGTGCCTTCGACCACCTGAGCCGTACCCGTTTCCATGGCACTCACCACCTCGTGGGTTTCCATCTGAATCGTTTCTACGATTTGCTCAAT includes:
- a CDS encoding hybrid sensor histidine kinase/response regulator translates to MPEPGVEETIRLQFLEEAQDYLQTIEAGILELSHQPGVIDAVLRAAHSIKGGAAMMGFMSLSELAHRLEDFFKVLKSRPCDDVEVQHLLLKAVDQLQAVITLHRQGVEPNEGWWRTQVEPILDELQGRLGDPTAEDDLALLSGDDGQQMRVVLFETEVEACLQRLETVLQTSGQPCLKEELAIAAQELEGLGQMLELPQFAEFCASVSAYLEQPNCDVSEAGAHIVQQWRRCQALVITGQLEALPTRLEIPETDDEDQTIIDLSLANLNQELGVEDFASAEVGAFSLGDLLSPPPTPTAAPSPAPEAETTPVTPQPQEPKEMTVRVPGHQLDQLSDLMGELLIECNGLDLQRERLHDLLVGLKQKVRALERANFRLRAEYDRVSAPHHFNPQNQHGFDVLEFDRYTDVHLLSQEVMETIVQVQEITSDLELSLEDTERTGRDLNRTAKQLQARFTQVRMRPFADLANRYPRLIRELSREHGKNVNLEIEGSHVLIDRTVLSVLADPLLHLVRNAFDHGIEPAEERQALGKPAAGTITLKAAYRGNQTVITVADDGRGLNPEKIRQTARRLGLARDWLETASDRDLWQLIFEPGFSTASQVTSLSGRGVGMDVVRTNLRQIRGDIQIHSTPGQGTRFIITIPYTLSVVRVLLVEAAGMLLAVPTEEIEEMVLADRYPPIETLGSTLIDWEGYLIPLIDLTQIFHFQRPYRPVEMEGAPTINEPTLMIISQGDSALALRGDRYWSEQEVTIRQVEGELALPQGFSGCTILGNGRIVPLLDPLALFDWSEQESSHAPVASPVAPSQDTVLVVDDSVNVRRFLASTLEKAGYRVEQAKDGQEAIDKLQGGLHVNAVICDIEMPRLDGFGVLTQIRRIPQCQNTPVMMLTSRTGQKHRQLAERLGAAAYFSKPFRESDLLATLDQLIRHA
- a CDS encoding single-stranded DNA-binding protein; this encodes MNSCVLFAEVIQAPELRYTQENQMAVATMVVQFASLRSEEPPMSLRTVAWGNLGQKMQAECKVGDRLILEGRLKMDTIDRPEGFKEKRAELVVSRFYTVDGNIVDHPAQPAATPMATPAATAPMTPKVAPPPPEPEDINLDEVPF
- a CDS encoding NAD(P)/FAD-dependent oxidoreductase yields the protein MARVVVLGAGIGGLSTAYELRHRLGDRHQVVLVSDVNRFTFIPGLVAVALGHHSLERLQVPLGIVSRRHGLQWVQGKVQQIDPKAKKVYLPEQTLDYDYLVIATGAELALDLIPGLGVHSYSVCTPAHAVAAHRAWQAFLKDPKDLVVGAAPGASCFGPAYEFLFLAEYALRRHRLRDRVKITFITPEPYIGHLGIGGLANSDQLTLDLIAQRGIETITNAEITAIEPHRILLRDGRVIPFGYSMILPPFRGPAFVRASGLGNEKGFLPLLPTLQHPDYPEIYGVGISVHLPPIEVTPVPMGLPKTGQMTEEMAIAASHNIAVALGELAADPVVPTLDALCFADFGDTGIAYIAAPVIPETLGQKRRLAYAIQGLWVSWVKAAFERYFLLKMRWGLSVPWFEQWGLRLFFGLSLVRPLQPPLVSEQQPFAKV
- a CDS encoding chemotaxis protein CheW; translated protein: MLKSRRRRQSQPVVLEQFLTFIVRQEQFAVPMAQAYRVIPLPPIHGDPHQRGIGLVTYENHEILVIDIGCCLFDDPLSTSETQKLKFLLILQPRLEGEWLGLPLTEPPVIERIPRDAIHPIPSNYLHWGSIHSVSSLMVSSQEDQELPPIFIVDIEQVLHTLKTR
- a CDS encoding endonuclease domain-containing protein, with the translated sequence MTRSEVILWQHLKGKQMNSYDFDRQRPIDEYVVDFYCKKLKLAIEVDGSSHDSEEAQEQDCYRQQRLEALGVRFLRFRDEEVRHNVEAVLEAIAT